Proteins found in one Brevibacillus brevis genomic segment:
- a CDS encoding suppressor of fused domain protein — protein sequence MNEEMMSAGWDAIDQEMRKIYGEQEPKHYGTLISYALGGPDPLDGISAYKADEPYPHWHFVTYGFTELYEKESENEEESGFGFELTFRLARKDDEEEPPAWALNLLQNMGRYVFNTGNVFQAGDHLDANGPICLGADTQLTALAFVTDPQLAEIDTPNGRVQFLQMVGITGDELDAMMAWNTRGVLQSGLPYMPSYITDLERDSLLCNSTVSDAVQKGMEQEGSNTAYLFVSQLGWEPGKKGFLKKAPSTLSLGAKQAEVIGKILRGRMRKGESLSLLGPDVRVVFEAGANPECIPGEDVIRFVLDDATTIALTKQLLPKESSFEIPSLKGIAINIVKTNITDSEGNVVKVIG from the coding sequence TTGAATGAAGAAATGATGTCAGCTGGCTGGGATGCCATTGATCAGGAGATGCGAAAGATTTATGGAGAGCAGGAGCCTAAACATTACGGCACGCTTATCTCGTATGCACTGGGTGGTCCCGATCCATTAGATGGAATTAGCGCCTACAAAGCGGACGAGCCTTACCCGCATTGGCATTTTGTGACTTATGGGTTTACTGAACTGTATGAAAAAGAGTCCGAGAATGAAGAGGAAAGCGGTTTTGGCTTTGAATTGACGTTTCGATTGGCTCGTAAAGACGACGAGGAGGAACCGCCTGCCTGGGCGCTGAATTTGCTTCAAAATATGGGGCGTTACGTATTCAACACGGGCAATGTTTTTCAAGCAGGTGATCATTTGGATGCAAACGGTCCGATATGCTTGGGTGCCGATACCCAACTGACTGCGCTCGCTTTTGTCACAGACCCACAGCTTGCCGAAATCGATACGCCGAATGGGCGGGTGCAATTTTTGCAAATGGTAGGAATCACTGGTGATGAACTCGATGCAATGATGGCTTGGAATACACGTGGTGTGCTTCAATCTGGCTTGCCGTATATGCCTTCCTACATAACCGATCTCGAGCGTGATTCTCTCCTTTGCAACTCTACAGTTTCTGATGCTGTTCAAAAAGGAATGGAACAAGAAGGCTCCAACACTGCCTATTTGTTTGTCAGCCAGCTTGGCTGGGAGCCAGGGAAAAAAGGCTTCTTGAAAAAAGCACCTTCGACCCTGAGCTTGGGAGCTAAGCAAGCGGAAGTCATCGGAAAAATTCTCCGCGGACGTATGCGAAAAGGAGAAAGCCTGAGCCTGCTGGGACCTGATGTCCGCGTTGTCTTTGAGGCAGGAGCCAATCCTGAATGTATTCCAGGAGAGGACGTTATTCGCTTTGTTCTCGATGATGCGACAACGATTGCGCTTACCAAGCAGTTGCTTCCAAAGGAAAGCAGCTTTGAGATTCCTTCCCTGAAAGGAATTGCCATCAACATTGTGAAAACCAATATTACCGATAGCGAGGGCAATGTCGTCAAGGTCATCGGTTAA
- a CDS encoding ATP-binding cassette domain-containing protein gives MTRNVKTKWGIHMVELHNITITTKKDDRTLIQNLHLTLQPGDKIAIIGEEGNGKSSLLKLIYAEQMIAEYCTFAGNVLRNDCSMGFLAQELSGEEKQWTIAEFFVENQWSKELVRAMDDLGIHVLDSDKKMGVLSGGERFKYRFLSLLAQNPDVLLLDEPTNDLDIQTMEWLEEFIQQTSLPVLYVSHDESFIANTANGILHMELTKRKQVPKYTFSREPYENYIANRESHLNKQEQIARKQVSDHQKQMEKWHDVWNKAEHQHRNVSRSNPRLQKKIKSLKNQRERMEKASETFVEAPSVEEASEFRFDSEVHVPGSKQILDFSLEVLQIANNQLSKQIHLSINGPEKVAIIGENGIGKTTLLKKIMDELVQHSSLKIGYMPQNYEEQLDSTKTPIAYLERTGNKEAITKAYTHLGSMKFTKDEMHQPIQNLSGGQKAKLLLLKMILDQCEILILDEPTRNFSPLTTPVLCRALTAFDGVIISISHDRRYLHEVATTVYELTSNGLTKIK, from the coding sequence ATGACGAGAAACGTAAAAACGAAATGGGGAATCCACATGGTTGAACTGCACAATATCACGATTACCACCAAAAAAGACGACAGGACTCTCATTCAAAATTTGCATCTGACCCTGCAACCCGGTGACAAGATAGCCATCATCGGGGAAGAGGGAAATGGAAAAAGCAGCTTATTAAAGTTGATATACGCGGAACAAATGATTGCCGAGTATTGCACATTTGCAGGTAACGTGCTGCGAAACGATTGTTCCATGGGATTTCTTGCACAGGAGCTATCGGGCGAAGAAAAACAATGGACCATCGCCGAGTTTTTTGTCGAAAATCAATGGAGCAAAGAACTGGTGAGGGCGATGGATGACCTCGGCATTCATGTATTGGATTCAGATAAAAAGATGGGTGTTCTGTCAGGTGGTGAGCGTTTCAAATACCGCTTTTTAAGTCTGCTGGCACAGAATCCTGACGTTTTATTGCTAGACGAACCCACGAATGATTTGGATATTCAAACGATGGAATGGCTGGAAGAGTTTATTCAACAAACATCGCTTCCTGTCCTATATGTATCGCATGACGAATCATTTATTGCTAATACAGCAAACGGTATCCTTCATATGGAGCTGACGAAGCGTAAACAAGTACCTAAATATACTTTTTCAAGAGAGCCATATGAAAATTACATTGCGAATCGCGAGAGCCACCTGAACAAACAAGAACAGATAGCCAGAAAGCAAGTTTCTGATCATCAAAAGCAAATGGAGAAATGGCACGACGTTTGGAATAAGGCAGAGCATCAACATCGGAACGTGTCCCGCTCAAATCCACGTCTGCAAAAGAAGATTAAGTCTTTGAAAAATCAAAGAGAGCGCATGGAGAAAGCATCGGAAACGTTTGTAGAGGCTCCGAGTGTGGAAGAAGCAAGCGAATTCCGATTTGATTCTGAGGTACATGTGCCTGGCAGTAAACAAATCCTCGACTTTTCATTGGAAGTCCTGCAAATAGCGAACAATCAGCTATCGAAACAGATTCATTTATCGATTAACGGGCCAGAAAAAGTCGCGATTATTGGGGAAAATGGGATCGGAAAAACGACGTTGTTGAAAAAGATCATGGATGAGCTAGTCCAGCACTCGTCATTAAAGATCGGGTATATGCCCCAAAATTATGAAGAACAACTGGATTCGACCAAAACACCGATTGCGTACCTGGAAAGAACCGGGAATAAAGAAGCGATCACAAAAGCGTATACGCATTTAGGCAGTATGAAATTTACAAAAGATGAGATGCACCAACCCATTCAAAACTTGTCTGGGGGACAGAAAGCGAAATTGCTCCTGTTAAAAATGATTTTGGATCAGTGCGAAATCTTGATATTGGATGAACCGACCCGAAACTTCAGTCCTTTGACGACTCCTGTTCTGTGCCGGGCGTTAACGGCTTTTGACGGTGTGATTATCAGTATTTCGCATGATCGACGGTATTTGCATGAGGTCGCAACAACTGTTTATGAACTAACCTCCAACGGTCTTACGAAAATAAAATAA
- a CDS encoding DUF6138 family protein, with product MHEAAEAFLNEVWTSIQEIYQKENQRIKEIKDWSLLQAGVKDYLRVAWRKGKLNWANGKIHVDVHEPFSWSDDSYKYDAGSYIEELTEEMLMNEFFPALCDRMESLFHSTDYDSHFFNYRFELVFEFEWKQSVQCHARHFINERKRESLKQVLDQFIETKIKAELPVRPKERDDFFFAHCLVNPDLMEQKQELVEPLIQRLSEKLRSNKERSDSWTYHSTLALKGWADERFLVKFFDRTGHYGLDWVLKPEQERQEPKTEELDFFLYVALAIGNKEPDTRKKYLDLAVQLGSKRAVDYVKRGSGRFENEYKSSLIQAMANDVLQAIDIRIVSEEEAAYGEAIDFINGLLREGFPKGYKLKLKSSEKNYFPVKKLAKSGLHQFFANASRYPSLYPKIAEYAELAMEEFAWYGDVEPSEKSVMPGTYAVLALGLSSSDYFPLFRRYMEMVDTEHQSAQDDFALAFMEAHGVTVENIPVLVSLVLGSSDSAKPLKNVTIDRAELVDALIEELAALEDYKRETVIYRLFGGNKKLAQAVKKESSPIKDKLGQLLALVE from the coding sequence ATGCATGAGGCAGCAGAAGCATTTCTAAACGAAGTATGGACTTCTATCCAAGAAATTTACCAAAAAGAGAACCAGCGGATCAAAGAGATCAAAGACTGGAGTCTACTGCAGGCGGGGGTCAAAGACTACCTGAGAGTGGCGTGGAGAAAAGGAAAACTCAATTGGGCCAATGGCAAAATCCACGTGGATGTCCACGAACCTTTCAGTTGGAGTGACGACTCGTACAAATACGATGCTGGCTCTTATATCGAGGAGCTTACAGAGGAAATGCTCATGAATGAGTTTTTCCCCGCACTGTGTGATCGAATGGAATCCCTGTTCCATTCCACCGATTATGATTCTCACTTTTTTAATTACCGCTTCGAGCTTGTTTTCGAATTTGAGTGGAAACAATCGGTGCAATGCCATGCTCGCCATTTCATAAACGAGCGAAAACGCGAGAGTCTAAAACAAGTACTGGATCAATTTATCGAAACAAAAATTAAAGCGGAGCTTCCTGTACGTCCGAAAGAAAGAGACGATTTCTTCTTCGCTCATTGCCTCGTCAATCCCGATTTGATGGAACAAAAGCAGGAGCTTGTCGAACCACTCATCCAGCGTCTTAGCGAAAAGCTGCGCTCCAACAAAGAACGCAGTGATTCGTGGACATACCACTCTACTTTGGCTTTAAAAGGCTGGGCGGATGAGCGTTTTTTAGTCAAATTTTTTGATCGTACCGGGCATTATGGATTGGATTGGGTTTTGAAACCCGAGCAGGAGCGTCAGGAACCAAAAACAGAGGAGCTGGACTTTTTCCTGTACGTCGCTCTCGCAATAGGTAACAAGGAGCCGGATACCCGCAAGAAGTACCTGGACCTCGCTGTTCAGCTTGGCTCCAAGCGAGCTGTGGACTATGTAAAACGGGGCAGTGGTCGCTTTGAAAACGAGTATAAAAGCAGCCTGATTCAAGCAATGGCCAATGACGTTTTACAAGCGATCGACATCCGTATCGTATCGGAGGAAGAAGCTGCCTACGGTGAAGCCATTGATTTTATCAACGGCCTTTTGCGTGAAGGCTTTCCCAAAGGGTACAAGCTCAAGCTGAAGAGCAGCGAAAAGAATTACTTCCCAGTAAAAAAGCTGGCGAAGTCAGGTCTCCATCAGTTTTTTGCCAATGCGTCCCGTTATCCTTCGTTATATCCGAAAATCGCAGAATATGCCGAGCTTGCGATGGAGGAGTTCGCGTGGTACGGGGATGTAGAGCCAAGCGAGAAATCCGTCATGCCTGGTACCTATGCGGTATTGGCTCTCGGCTTGTCTAGCAGCGATTATTTTCCACTCTTTCGTCGCTATATGGAGATGGTCGACACGGAGCATCAGTCTGCTCAGGACGATTTTGCTTTAGCTTTTATGGAGGCGCATGGTGTAACCGTAGAGAATATCCCCGTACTCGTCTCTCTGGTGCTTGGCAGTAGTGATTCGGCGAAGCCTTTGAAAAATGTCACCATCGATCGTGCAGAGCTGGTGGATGCGCTTATAGAGGAGCTTGCAGCGCTGGAAGATTACAAGCGGGAAACCGTTATTTATCGTCTTTTCGGTGGGAATAAGAAGCTCGCACAGGCGGTAAAAAAGGAATCTTCCCCCATCAAGGACAAGCTCGGACAATTGCTAGCCTTGGTCGAATAG